The genomic window GCCGCTGAAGTTCACGCGGGAGGACTTCGCGCCGAGGGAACGCACGAAGCCGCCCGCGTCGGCGCCCTGCAGGGTCCGGCTGCCCGACGCGCCGTTCAGGGCGACGCCCGTCACGCGGCCGGACGCGCTCACGCCCACGATGGTCACGCTGCGCAGCGCGCCGACGCGCACACCGTACCGCGCGGCGATGTCCGCCACCTGCCGCAGCGGCACGTTGAAGGTCCAGCGGCTGTTCGGTCCCTGCGAGGCCGGGTCGGGGCGCGCCACGAGGTACGGCACGTCCTGCCCCCACGTTTCCAGGCTGGAGGCCGTGAACCCGCCCGAGTCGCTGGAGAAGTACGTCTTGGCGGCCGCGCCCGCGTACGACACGACCTGCGCGCGCGTCGCAGCGATGGCGGCGTCGCTGCCGGTCGCCTCGCGCGCCACGCCGCCGTACACCTGACAGCTGTCCGTGGCGCACAGGTCGTAGTACGAGCCGGGGTTGATGCGGGCAGCCGCGTACGTGCGCGCCACGACCGCCTGGGATTTCAGGGCCTCGAGCGGCCACCCGCTCGGCATCTCGGCGGGGACCACGCCACGCAGGTAGTCTTCGAGGTCGAGGACGTTCACGGCGCTCACGCCGCCCTTCGCGGCCTTGAGGAGCAGGCCGCCGCGGTAGGTGCGGCCCGCGATCTCGACGGTACTGCCCGGCACGGGCGGCAGGTACAGGGTGTCGCTGCCCGCCTCCTGCCCGTTCAGGCTGAGGCCGCCGGACGCGCCGGGCGTCACCGTCCAGCTGTAGCTGCCGCTCAGGGGGGGCGCGGTCAGGCCCGTGGC from Deinococcus aquiradiocola includes these protein-coding regions:
- a CDS encoding SpoIID/LytB domain-containing protein yields the protein MRSFIVSLAVLGTGMLAWPTAAATNIRVLVASGSAVSVRVPIAASVAQSGPATGLTAPPLSGSYSWTVTPGASGGLSLNGQEAGSDTLYLPPVPGSTVEIAGRTYRGGLLLKAAKGGVSAVNVLDLEDYLRGVVPAEMPSGWPLEALKSQAVVARTYAAARINPGSYYDLCATDSCQVYGGVAREATGSDAAIAATRAQVVSYAGAAAKTYFSSDSGGFTASSLETWGQDVPYLVARPDPASQGPNSRWTFNVPLRQVADIAARYGVRVGALRSVTIVGVSASGRVTGVALNGASGSRTLQGADAGGFVRSLGAKSSRVNFSGSDPLVVSGAGSGHGVGLSQYGASGLARQGWNYLQIMGFYYGGASISSILGADVPGGRLTTGVAFAQAAAVPLAAEPLRPNPLLTSPLPTSPLLTPLALTGTPGL